Below is a genomic region from Salvelinus fontinalis isolate EN_2023a chromosome 2, ASM2944872v1, whole genome shotgun sequence.
aaAATTTCTTCCAAAAGGTAATGCATAATTGTTGTTTCCTTTAGTGGGTTAAGTGCACTTAATTGATTAAAGATATGTGTTTAATTGTGTGACTCAGTGAGAGGATATTCTTAGTTGTATCAAGAAACAGAAAAAGTAGAATGGTGGAAAGAGAAATGATATAGCCCATTGTACCCAAATCATGCCCCACCCTGCCCTTCCCAGAGCTCACTGTGGGCAGAAACATTAGAATGATTGAAAGACTCCTGGCGAAGTAGGTCACTGGAGGCATTATGAATTGTGAAACGATGGGCGAGAATGCAAAGATGTTCCCTCTTTTTTTGTCACTTAGTCCTCTGTCACAGGATGGCCATCCTATTCACAAAGCATCCCATAATTACTCATCCTATAATCAGCAGACTACTCCTTTAAACCAATAAAGACCTATCCTGCTGactcccacagagagagagagggagctgtttAGGATAGAAGCCAAGGATATTATGGAATTTGTTCATTAAAGGCCAGGGGTTTTTAGCATGGTCTAGTAGCCAATGTTCTGGGCAATAGCAGCAGCCTGACACAGGGAGGGACAGATGATTTCAATGGGAAAGTGGCCTATTTACCTGAGCCATTATCATCATGATCGCCAGCCCAGTGGTCTGGTTCAATACCTTCAAAGGGCTTCTAGATGACTAGATGTGTCCTTTGACTTCATGGCCCTGGGCTAATCAGCTGTTCTGGCTTCCAGTTCCTCCAACCTCAATCACCCTCAGCTGAGGCCACTTCCCATGGAAAATGGCTTGTTGCTTTGGGGTGGGAATTGTTTTGTGTGTATTTTGAATAGACAATGTTAGCATAAGATTAGCATGGAGGCCCAATAGGAATGAATTGGTATAGATTGGTAGCGGCCACAGCTCATTAACATATGggaatgtgtgtgttgtaattaacACACTAattccccagccctctctctctcaggaaatTGCCCTTGGGTGGGTCTTCCACCGCCACACAAATATTTACTATGGACACAAACATTTTGATAGCCTTGCTGTTCTATTGTGGACCCAGGGCCATGCAGGCCATCCATGCAGGCCATCCATGCAGGCCATCCATGCAGGCCATCCATGCAGGCCATCCATGCAGGCCATCCATGCAGGCCATCCATGCAGGCCATCCATGCAGGCCATCCATGCAGGCCATCCATGCAGGCCATCCATGCAGGCCATCCATGCAGGCCATCCATGCAGGCCATCCATGCAGGCCATCCATGCAGGCCATCCATGCAGGCCAGGGCACAGTGGGGAAAGAGTGATATCATCCAGGGTCGTCTGGATTTGGCTGTGTCCTCCCCTCTGATCATCCTGGCAGTCTGCTAGGCTCTGAATCGCTTAGATGACTCATCAATGTGCATGAATTATTTTCTGTTGTCCCACCGAGAACTCTTTGTACTGATGTGTACAGAAGTTaaacccccctctcctctcatcaagGTCTGACACTGACATAGGCCAGGAACTGTAACTGGGGAACTCTGTTCGGTTCATGTTTAGTCCGACAGTGATGTTAGTGTTAGGTCATCATGCAATGTTCATATTCACATGTTAGACTGGGGAGTATGGCTGTTTCAACAGGAGGGTGTGTGTTTAGAGTGTGGACGAAGTACAGCTTTGTGGTTTTGAGTCCCACGGTAATGTCAGTGGGTTTTGGAATTCTAACCCCTTTTAAACATTGTGTGTTTGAGCTACAGATTGCTCGGTTGTTGCATTGGATTTGTCTTCTGCATCTGCTGATACAAACCATttgctagagcggtgtttgtgagCAAGGGCGGAAACAAAAACAGTTCTTCTCACATAAATGTCTGTAAAGTCTGAACTAATTGAGCttcaaactattatgacctcACTATGAAAAACTTgagactctcaggaacacgtTTTGCTTCTATGACTATGACGCTCACAAGCCACACGAGTCGTTAGAAGGGAAGAgattcttctacatagaagatcataggaaatcaTTGTGTCTATAATACTctaataagctcacatagttgctgtcactAACTATAAACTTCACACAGTTGTCACTAACTATATGATATATTAATTACACACTGGGCAAACAATTTATATAGTTACAACAttcttttaaatatattttttatcatgTTTTTGCTATGTGGACCTTATTTGTTTATTGACATTTGTCAATAAAGCTCATGAATGCAACTGTTTTGTGTCAAATAGTTGTGTCttctacttgtagccctggttgtccttaaaataaaatggtaaaaCACTTCCATGTGATGCAAGCAGATTAATAAAAGTGAATTTCAATGTTTTCACTGTGGGAGGCCTGGGACCAATGGAGTTCCTTTtttctttagtgtgtgtgtgtgtgtgtgtatgtgtgtgtgtgtgtgtgtggtgtgtgtggtgtgtgtgtgtgagagagagagagagagagagagagagagagagagagagagagagagagagagagagagcatgtgggAGTGTGTGCACTATGCATGAGTTGTTTGGTCAATGCGGCCTTAGAATTGGGTCAGAGTGCCCTAGttcttgtgtctgtgtgtgtgtgtgtgtgtgtgtgtgtgtgtgtgtgtgtgtgtgtgtgtgtgtccgtgtgcgtgcgtgtgtgttttccTTGTTACTTGGTCCTGATTTACTTATCTCTAACATAGTCTTTGGTTGTGGTCTCACGCTGTTCAGTAGCATGTTATTCTCTTGTTTACCTCTGCCAAGGTTAGACAGAGCTTTTAATTTGACTTCCCCACTGTGTGCAAGTTCACTTGTGTTCCCAGTTTGAACAATTGCATTTGGTCAGGTTGGCTTTTTGTCTTATTTAATCATGTCAGGCCCGGGCCATATTGAATTTACAAATGGCCGTCACGCTGCATGTGTAAGTGAGGTACCCTGTTGAGTATGTGCAGCAGGCTGGCCTGCAGATTACATGATATAATAGTGTTTAGGCATCGCCTCTCCTTTTAAATTCCTTTAACCTTGACTCCCCTTTAATGCAGGGAGAACACATCTGCCAGGCTGGTGTCAGACGTTAGTGATACACACCGCTCGGGCTGCATTGTCACTTTTTATTAACGCCCAGAGCTTTGCATGGACACCAGCTGTTGCGTCAAGTGGAAAGCCTGGGCGGTGTGAATGACCTTGACTTTAACTGCCTGCTCCTGTGGCTCTTCCCCTTTTTCATTCTTTTGTTTTGACTCATACATTTTAAATGGCTTAAATGGATTACCATTCCTGACAATGAAGGTCATTTAGGAAACTCTCATTTTGAGGAGGGTGGGGAGGGGGATTGAAGGTCAGACTTGGATATCTAATCCCTGACATCTGCATCGGGTCGTATTCATTCCAGTTTTCTGGTTATTCCACAGATGAAATAGCTGATGTGCACTGACCTTCCTGTTCCTAGTGCTTCTGGAGaaacggaagagagagagaggagaggagaggagtgaaaaatagagaggagggtaggagaggagaggaaggaaagaggaggagaagaaaggagaggaaggaaagaggaggagaagaaaggagagaagagaagcaaAGACAAGGAGAGCAAAGTGGAGAGGAGtacagaggaggagaacgaaggaGAGGAAAGCagaaagtagaggaggagagtgacCAGTCAGTCGGGGGGATGATAAAACTCTCGTCTCCATAGCTGTCTTCCCTTTCGCCCATGAACACTGTAGTAAAAATCACTTTAGAATGCGTTTAGGTGTCATTGCGTGACATTGTCAAAGATAATGGATAATCACCACGGTAACTGGAGTCGGTGGAGGGTGGCTCATTGGCCCTCTGGTGTCTCACcatggagatggggagaggggtcaTGTTTTGGTGGCCAGGAATGATATGACATGTTAACAGATGCGTAAGGTCATTTTCAATATATACACCAGGCGAGATAATGTAATAATAATACACACGCCCGTATCGCCTGTGCTGCTGAAAGCAGAGGGGGGTCTGGGCTTAAGGGGCTAGGCTTAGATGACAGGCTCCATATATTAAGGTCATTTATTTGTTCACAGTGCACAGTGCTGCCCCTGCAATTCCAGGCCTTTTTTACCTCTGTCATGGCTGCTGTCAAGGGCCCTGTCCTTCACAAAGTTCCCACCCATCCACAGACAGGACAGGGCACCTACCTACACTTAGATTTACATTATGAATACAGTCCACTTTAGGGGCCTTGTAACCCTTTATTACATTTTATTTCCAGTTGATTATTATATTTTGATGGGTTATAGACAAGCTCAATGTCAAGCTTAAAATAGCTTGCCACCAGCTGAGAATATGTCCGGTTTTGAACATGCTGACAGTATGTAGGCCAGAATGCCAGTTCATTTTCAGGGTCTTTcacatttgtggaattttttcCATGGTCTGAttctcaagcacacacacacacacactgtctcgaCAACTAATCTTGTgcggacacacaattcagtcccattcaaaataccATTTTAaataaaccctaaacctaattctaaccctaacctgaaccggaaaacctaaccttaacctaaacctatccctagctcctaaccctaactctaaaactaaccctagctcctaaacctacTTCTAAcgctaattctaaccttaatcctaaaccCCCAAGAAATTGCATTTGACCTGTGGCGAATattaaaatgtccccagttggtcaaatttgtaTTTGTTTATTATTCCAGTATAGTTAAACActgccacacatacacacacatacacacacacacacacacacacacacacacacacacacacacacacacacacacacacacacacacacacacacacacacacacacacacacacacacacacacacacacacacacacacacacacacacacacaggtctctaaCTAAGTGACTATGTTAACTTGACGGTACACATGTATTTACGTGTTTACTGCTCCTACCAAAAGCATTCATTGTGTTCCTTTTTTAATTGAGTTAAGCCCTCGGGTCGGCCAGCATGGCGGGAAAATAGACCTAATCCTGCCATCTAAGATTAGCAGGACAGCAGACGTCAGATGGTCTGTCGCTCCAGTCCAGGGGGTGAGCAGGTTGGCTtttgttgtggtcagatttgGGTCAACAGCATAAAGCTGGCCTTGAACTGTAATCGACGCTGATTGACCAATCTCAGTTAAGTAATTTCTGATCTTGGCCATTCGTGTTCCTTAAAACCTTGAGTTACAGGCTGGGGTTCCTTTCCTTTTCTTGTTCCATCCTATTATTTCATTGCAGGCTGTCAGTTGGGCTAGCTGATCAACTGTTATCCCACAACTAATTCCCAACTATTTTCAATGTTGCACTTTGGTGGACATTACAGTTGTGCCAACCTGTGTACCTGGGCCATCCCATGAGATGCATTTCACTCAGATTATAGACAGCCTACTGTGCTGTTGTTGATCCTAGCTGCTTCATTACGCATATTAATATATGGGTTAGACTGATTGCATCATCACTGACCTCCAGTCATTATGATGGGCTATACTGTCCTGTACCACGGTTAGTCTGCATCATCACTGACCTCCATAATTAAGGGATAAGGCTAAATCCTATCTGTCCTTTCGTTGCGACCCATATTATTTAGGTTAGACAGCATCATCTATGACCTTCATCAAAATCAAGGGCCTCATTGTAATCAAGAGCTTCACTATCCTGACTCCTGTCGTTGTGACATTGTATGTCGTCCATCCGGCGAGTCACGCCAAAGgtggggcaggcaggcagcttcaGGGAGAGACGTTGAGAGTCAGGCAGGCAAGCAGGAAGGCAGCTGAGGTGGCGGTGGAAACTCTGTATTAATTAACCCTGATGGGCCACGGCTCTGACTGTGTGACGTGGCCTGTAACCATGGAGACCAGCCTGACAGGGTTCACACTGCGGGTCTCTTAGGACATTGCCATGTCAACTGACAACAGTGGTCAGTCGCTTGAGTGTCAGTGTCTTGCCCTCCTGACAGTGGCACAGCCACAGTGTGACAGGTGCACCGgatccacacacacataaacaaacacaaaaacacacacacctggcagcTCGACCGAGCCATATCCTGTCTCTTCTCTGTGGAGGCCAGTGTCAGTACTGAGGAAACCTGTGCTGGCTTTGTACATAATAACCGGGCTCATGTCAAGTCAATGCAGTTCTGGTTTTGTGGAATACCTTCAGGGCTGATGTCATTGACAATGAGAGCTGAAGTGCGTGTCCATATCTTGTCCAGACAGGGATCATCTGAGGCAGGTGGTGATAAGGCCAGTGCTCTCCATAGGCACCAGGGCAGCCAGGACTTTACTCAGGTAGGAGAGCACTGAGCCACTATATCCTCTgcggcacgtgtgtgtgtgtgtgtgtgtgtgtgtgtgtgtgtgtgtgtgtgtgtgtgtgtgtgtgtgtgtgtgtgtgtgtgtgtgtgtgtgtgtgtgtgtgtgtgtgtgtgtgtgtgtgtgtgtgtgtgtgtgtgtgtgtgtgtgtgtgtgtgtgtgtgtgtgtgtgtgtgagagagtgagaaaacGAAGGCAGGGTAGTGTGAGGTGCTCAAGTGCAGGAGGAGTggtagtagggagggaggggggataatCCACTCAAATGACAAGCTGTATAAGAAATGATTCACAGCTCTCACAGGCCCTTCACTTTTGAAAGACAGCGCAGACGCATTGCAACGAGGGCCTTACAGCTTGAAGACCAATGtttaggtagtggtagtggggtagtgggctTGAGGTAGTGGGCTTGAATTTAAAAAATTGAATAAAATCTGACCCTAATCTACATTTGTCGTCATCGATTCGGTTGAAATAAAAAAAGACACAGGGATTAGGGGTTATCATGTGCAGTCAAACTGAAATGTTGCCAAGTAACAGGCATGGTGGACAAGGTGTTGAAATGAATGTGAGGTATTGCTGCAAGTCCCTGCTTCTCAtgctgttactctctctctccccatctctcgccttctccctctttctcgctctctcttccctctctctctttctcttccctctctctctctctgtctctcttctctctgctcacaTAGGTCCCCCTCTGAGATCAGGAGAGCGGAAAGGCACCACGGAGAGAACAGCCCCCAGGcttcctgacagacagacatccgaAACCACGGAATGCATCAAAATCACTGTGGTGGTGAAACCCGCTGACTCCTCGTTCCTCGCCGTTCGCTGCATAAGCTTGGACCCGGGCATTCTGGGAGCATCCGGTGTCACAGGCACACAGGAATGCCAGTGACGGCTGGGTGAGAGCCCCTAAATGGCTCCCGTCATGGCCACAGTTTTTTTGTGTTAGTGTCACTTTCCACTGTGGAGAAGAGAATACTGTACATTGAGCCAGTGGAATCTAGAACCTGTAAAATACTCTAGAACCTGCCCATGTGCATCCTCACCTCTTATCAATATCTGGAAGTACTGTACCTGATGACCTAGTGGACCTTGTTATTCCCAGTAGCAGTGCTGAACCATACGAGGGGGATCCTAGTATTGAACATGACTCATGGGGAGGAGCCTGGCCCTGAGACACACACGGATTCAGCTGTTCTAACTTATCTGGAAGGTTTACTGATGCATCCCGTGGCGGCTGGGCCTGGGGCCACGGCAACCCGGAGATCGGAGGCTCCCCACGGGCACGGCAACCAGATGGAGCAGGTCAACAAGGCGGCCCGGCCCTTCCAGCTTCCCAGCCACAGCCCTGCTATTGCCGCTGTTCAGAAGGCTGGCAATGGGAACGGTCCCACACTGCACCATGGGGCCTCCCAGAACCTGAAGAAGGCCCGGCTGCTCCGCTCAGGGCCCTGGAACGAGCCTGGGGCCCAGAGGCTGAGCTCCCCCCCTGTGGAGCTGAATggccagggaggaggaggaggcctgCAAAACGGGGCCCTGGAGGGCTCTCCTCACGCTGGGGAGAGCACACTGCTGGCCTCCCTGCTCCAGTCATTCAGCTCCAGACTGCAGAGTGTGGCCATGTCGCAGCAGTCTACCAAACCCCCCAGCGAGCACTCCCCGCCCACCGATCCCCCTCCTCCTGCAGACAAGGAGCAGCTCCCCTGCTACGGAATGGCCTCCAGCCGCCTCAAGGGCCTGATGAGGAAGACCAAGCTGCAGAACCACAGCAGCACGCCTTACAGCCGGCGAGGCCACAGCCACGGCCACAGCCAGGAAAGGCCCTGTGAGTCCCCCCGCTCGGTGCAGAGCAGCACGCCTCCCTCCGCCCccattgctgctgctgctgccactgATGCTGTGTCCTGTGCTGAACGGCTCAAGGCTGTGGCCAACCTGGTGAAGATCCGCTCCAGCCCTGCCCCCTCTCCCAAGCCCAGTGTGGCCTGCAGTCAACTGGCCCTTCTGCTGTCCAGTGAGGCCCACCTGCAGCAGTATTCCCGGGAGCACGCCATCAAGGCCCAGCTCTCTGGACGCTCGGCCAGCGAGAGGCTGGCCGCCATGGCAACGCAACAGACCCAGGACAAGAGACCGCCCAGCACAGAAGATGCTCCGCCCACCAGCGCCACCACCCCCACCCTAGACGTGCTAAGCTCCTTAACCACCCAAAACGGGACAACGACAGCAACACTCCCCCGACTGGCACTAAACTCCAGCTCCAGCCAGCGGAGCCCCTCCTCTCTGCTGCCAGTCCATAGCTCACCACACCCGacccctcctcctctgcccctcACCCACAACACCCAGACCCAACCCCAAACCCCCACTAGGGAGAAACGGGGATTTGATTCGCGCTCCACTAGGCCTCCCCAGACCTGCAGCAGCCTGCTCCTGCTGCTcctcaacaaccacaacaaccagaAGCAGCTGACTAAGAACGGGCACCTGGAGGACGACTGCGGGGTCCTGCCTGCCAGCCGCGGCTCCTCAGTCACCTCTGACAGTGAGTGCTCTGTCCAGGAGAAAAGCCTAgccaagagagaggagagctgcAGCGATGCAGAGATCTCCTTCTCCAGCTGCTCTCCCATTGACCTCTCTATGAGGAGCAGGGCCAGCACCAGAGCTCCAGAGACCAGTCCTAAAGCCACCTCCTCTTCCACGTCTGCTTcttactcctcctcttctactgCTTTCTCCTCCAACTCCTCTTCTGCTGTTTTCTCCTCTGCCCCCACTGTCTTTTCCTCTTCCACTAttgctttctcttcctcctctaccattctctcctcttcctccaagaCTTTCTGTTCCTCCTCGTCCTCGTCCTTAGACAAACTTACTGAGTCCCTTCTAAACAAGTGGAAGCCGGATCCCTCCGGGCCAAAGGTCACCCAGGTTAAGAAGGAGCTTGAAATGAGCCCAGACCTTAAATCCCAGCCCAAGGTCACTCTCATGCAGCTCCTTCTGGAGCGCAGGAATAACGACAAGGTAAACAAAATTGTGGTTAATCCAGATTTGCAGCATGACGCAACTCTGTCCAGTCTGTCACGGGTCCCACTTAAATCACTGGCCCCCTGGGAGGAAGTCAGGATACAGAGCCCTCTGGACAGACCAGGCCCAGGCCTTCCCATGTACTCTCTCAGCCGAGACCCCAGCAGCACCCCGTCCCCGTTCTCCTACCCCTCTCCCTATGTCCAGTCTAGCCCTCTGGATCTATGTAAGTCTAAACCCTTCCCTGTTGAGAAAGCTGCAACTGAGCCGGCGTTCAGCGCCAGCAAACTGTTACAGAACCTGGCCCAATGCGGCACCGCCTCACCCTCCCCGCCCATGGTTCCTAGCAAAGTACCCAGCCAGGATCTGGAGGTGGGTGGTGGCAGGCCTCTGGCCCTGCTGGAGAGGCTCAACGCCCCCATCCAGAGGAACACAACATGTACCCCCCTCTCAGACGGGCCCTCAGGCAGCGGCACACCGTCGTTCAGCCGTTGGGGGGAAGTGTCGCCCCCCGCATCCCAGATCGAGAATCTTCTAGAGCGTCGCACGGTGCTGCAGCTCCTGCTGGGAGCAggttcctcctctacctcctccgtGGCCTCAGCCACCCACAGAGACAGGTCTGGTGGGAGGGGCAGTGTGGAGACGGCGGCGGGGGGCTGCTATGAGAAGCCCCCTGGCACTTCTGTCATCTGTGACAACTCCAACGGGCCCACGGCAGCAGACATCAAGGTCAAAACTGAACCGGGGGAGGAGGGCCTGGACCTGTTGTCCTCTGCTGTGTGTGAGGATATGACGAGCCAAAAGAGACGGGGAGGAGGAGCAGGGTATAACTACAGGCATAACCCATTCTCTGAACCCCAGCAGGACCTAAAAACAGAGCCCCGGCCCACAGAAGTCATTGCTAAATATGGCCTCCTGAGCCAGCTCTTAAAACAGCAGAGCGCTACCTACTACACCAGCGCTGCACAACTGCAAACAGATCGCCGGCCCAGCCCTGTCCATGTaaaggaggagcagagagactaCCACCAGGGGCCTAGCCCTAAAAAGATACGGCTCTGCACGGAGCTGGCTGAGAGCCTGAACAATGGCAGCCCTCAGCGGGCAGTGGTGGACAGTGGAGGCAGCTACAGCCACAGCAGCCTGGTTCACAGCCTGGTCCATAAGCAGATACAGGAGGAGCCTGACTACCACAAGGTCCTGAGGGGGCCTAAAGTGGAAGAGACCCAAGCCAGGAGCCCCAGCAGTGAAGCTCTCCTCCCTAGGGAGAGCCGGGGCTTCAATGTGCTTAAACAGCTGCTCTTGTCTGACAACTGTCTGAAGGAGCTGTCCCAGCATCCCCGGGGGGGGCCCAGCCCCTCTGTCCTGCAGGCCAATGGTAAAGCCAATGGGAGCGTCCTTAACCTCAATCAGCCGGGCTACAATCACCACAACCTCCTCAACCTGCCTACTCTGCCCTGGCACCACCCCAACTCCCATAACTCCCTCAGTTCAGGGCCCCCCAGCCACCTCAGACCGCAGCCAACAACCCCCCCAACAGGGGACAGCAGCCAACGCTCCCCCTGGGGGCGCcacacagcccccccaccccaccagGACTCGCCCAAACGGGACCCCACTCCAGTGAAACGGGAGCCGGAGAGCCCAGGGCAGTGGGCAGGTCGGGACCGGGAGGAGGAGTGCTCTGATTCGAGCCCAGACTCCCCCCGGCTGACCCGCTCCAACCCCATCCTATACTACATGCTGCAGAAAGGCAGCACTCAgctgaggagggaggggagggaccaGGCAGAGGGGACCCAGGGGTCAGTGCCAGGGGGGGTGAGGGTGAAGGAGGAGCCGGGTACTAACAGCAATGATGCCTACAACCACAGACTgagctccaccaccacctccacccagcactcctccctgtcccctccctacAACAACGACAAGCACAGTCACAAGAACTATAGGCTGAGCGACTCATCTGATAAATGGTAGTTTTATGAACTAATTACTTTTATGAACTAAAACATAAAAAAGACACAAAGGGGAAAAGATCGCaaagtttcttttttttcttcctttttttACTGACTTGCCAAATTCATTTGTAGTTTAATGAGAAGAAGtaacagcaagtaatgcaggaGTGAGGATTTTgaaagagaagaacagagaaaatgAGTTCAAGGCATTCGTTTCATTATTGTATCATAATTCTAGATGGCTCAGGTTGCAGGATGGGTGGTACGATACAGCTCTACTTCAACAGAATGTCAAATTATGTGCACCAAAATGATCGTCAAATTTTAGCGTTGCCCACTGGTGATTTCCATACAGTATGTATTTCACATTGTCAAATGATTGAAAGAAGGCACCATTCATTTTACTCCAATGATTTGTGCCTGTATTGCACACATATCACTATTCTGTGTCCTCTTTGTTGCTACTCGTAAAACATTGATGAAGAACATTTCCAGCTACATTTATTATTGATGACTCCAAAAATGTTAGCGCTCAGTTCactgcatatttatttatttttttagattAACAGAGATCATCACTTTTAGATCAGATTCTAAATAAAGTCATACCGGTGCAAGCACAGCAGTACATTAAAATGTACACGTTAGAGACATATTTAAAGGAAAACCTTGTGAACAATGTTAATCAAATCTACTAAAGGTACCTAGAGTTCCATTCTGTTTGAAGGCTCTGTATTGGTTGCTACTGTAACTTCTCCTCAAGTGTGATTTCA
It encodes:
- the LOC129817490 gene encoding nuclear receptor-interacting protein 1-like; translated protein: MTHGEEPGPETHTDSAVLTYLEGLLMHPVAAGPGATATRRSEAPHGHGNQMEQVNKAARPFQLPSHSPAIAAVQKAGNGNGPTLHHGASQNLKKARLLRSGPWNEPGAQRLSSPPVELNGQGGGGGLQNGALEGSPHAGESTLLASLLQSFSSRLQSVAMSQQSTKPPSEHSPPTDPPPPADKEQLPCYGMASSRLKGLMRKTKLQNHSSTPYSRRGHSHGHSQERPCESPRSVQSSTPPSAPIAAAAATDAVSCAERLKAVANLVKIRSSPAPSPKPSVACSQLALLLSSEAHLQQYSREHAIKAQLSGRSASERLAAMATQQTQDKRPPSTEDAPPTSATTPTLDVLSSLTTQNGTTTATLPRLALNSSSSQRSPSSLLPVHSSPHPTPPPLPLTHNTQTQPQTPTREKRGFDSRSTRPPQTCSSLLLLLLNNHNNQKQLTKNGHLEDDCGVLPASRGSSVTSDSECSVQEKSLAKREESCSDAEISFSSCSPIDLSMRSRASTRAPETSPKATSSSTSASYSSSSTAFSSNSSSAVFSSAPTVFSSSTIAFSSSSTILSSSSKTFCSSSSSSLDKLTESLLNKWKPDPSGPKVTQVKKELEMSPDLKSQPKVTLMQLLLERRNNDKVNKIVVNPDLQHDATLSSLSRVPLKSLAPWEEVRIQSPLDRPGPGLPMYSLSRDPSSTPSPFSYPSPYVQSSPLDLCKSKPFPVEKAATEPAFSASKLLQNLAQCGTASPSPPMVPSKVPSQDLEVGGGRPLALLERLNAPIQRNTTCTPLSDGPSGSGTPSFSRWGEVSPPASQIENLLERRTVLQLLLGAGSSSTSSVASATHRDRSGGRGSVETAAGGCYEKPPGTSVICDNSNGPTAADIKVKTEPGEEGLDLLSSAVCEDMTSQKRRGGGAGYNYRHNPFSEPQQDLKTEPRPTEVIAKYGLLSQLLKQQSATYYTSAAQLQTDRRPSPVHVKEEQRDYHQGPSPKKIRLCTELAESLNNGSPQRAVVDSGGSYSHSSLVHSLVHKQIQEEPDYHKVLRGPKVEETQARSPSSEALLPRESRGFNVLKQLLLSDNCLKELSQHPRGGPSPSVLQANGKANGSVLNLNQPGYNHHNLLNLPTLPWHHPNSHNSLSSGPPSHLRPQPTTPPTGDSSQRSPWGRHTAPPPHQDSPKRDPTPVKREPESPGQWAGRDREEECSDSSPDSPRLTRSNPILYYMLQKGSTQLRREGRDQAEGTQGSVPGGVRVKEEPGTNSNDAYNHRLSSTTTSTQHSSLSPPYNNDKHSHKNYRLSDSSDKW